From a region of the Mercurialis annua linkage group LG1-X, ddMerAnnu1.2, whole genome shotgun sequence genome:
- the LOC126664718 gene encoding trihelix transcription factor GT-3b, translating to MEGGHHHHHHHHQQHQQQHQQHQISTTVSVDSDRFPQWSIQETKEFLMIRAELDRTFMETKRNKLLWEVISNKMKEKGFHRSSEQCKCKWKNLVTRYKGCETMEPESLRQQFPFYNELQAIFAARMQRMLWAEAEGAAGGGSKTKAGVQLSSEEEDENEESEGEKSSVRKRKKGKMNANSSGNSNSNNLKEILEEFMKQQIQMEMQWREAFEMRENERKMREMEWRQKMEALENERIMMDRRWREREEQRRIREEARAEKRDLLITALLNKLTRQDM from the exons ATGGAAGGaggccaccaccaccaccaccatcatcatcaGCAGCATCAGCAGCAGCATCAACAGCATCAAATCAGTACTACTGTTAGTGTTGATTCTGATAGATTTCCGCAATGGAGTATTCAAGAAACCAAAGAGTTTTTAATGATCCGAGCAGAGTTAGATCGCACGTTCATGGAGACTAAGAGAAATAAGCTTCTTTGGGAGGTTATTTCTAATAAAATGAAGGAAAAAGGGTTTCATCGGAGCTCTGAACAGTGCAAGTGCAAATGGAAAAACCTAGTTACTCGCTACAAG GGATGCGAAACAATGGAGCCTGAATCGTTACGCCAGCAGTTTCCATTTTACAACGAGTTACAAGCGATTTTCGCAGCGAGGATGCAGAGAATGCTGTGGGCGGAGGCGGAAGGAGCAGCAGGGGGAGGTTCGAAGACGAAAGCTGGGGTGCAGCTTTCGTCGGAGGAGGAGGACGAGAACGAGGAGAGCGAAGGGGAAAAGAGCAGCGTTAGAAAGCGGAAAAAGGGTAAGATGAATGCGAATAGTAGCGGAAATAGTAATAGTAATAACTTGAAGGAGATATTGGAGGAGTTTATGAAGCAGCAGATACAGATGGAAATGCAATGGAGAGAGGCGTTCGAGATGAGGGAAAACGAgaggaagatgagggaaatGGAGTGGAGACAGAAAATGGAAGCTTTAGAGAATGAGAGGATAATGATGGATAGAAGATGGAGAGAACGCGAAGAACAAAGAAGAATTAGAGAAGAAGCTAGGGCTGAGAAACGAGATTTACTTATTACAGCTCTTCTTAATAAGCTCACTAGACAAGACATGTAA